The following proteins are encoded in a genomic region of Sebastes fasciatus isolate fSebFas1 chromosome 14, fSebFas1.pri, whole genome shotgun sequence:
- the ndufa10 gene encoding NADH dehydrogenase [ubiquinone] 1 alpha subcomplex subunit 10, mitochondrial, with product MALRLIRLVLPGGTTALTAVNVTQQAGVHTSSVRSLRYGWWAYALGERTTPRLNQHSKIITLDGNLSSGKGALAQKLADKLGMLYMPEPDTFYMDKMTKEKEPLPVDFNGMCSLEKFYTDPKAADGNSYRLQLWMYLMRLLQYSDAIEHLLTTGQGVILERSPFSDIVFLEAMFKEGYIRKECVEHYNEIKGISICEFLPPHLVIYVDQPAEEVQKKLKQSSKSYLQNVPLTYLKAIEDSYKKSFLPKISETTEVLAYDATQAQDVERVAEDVEYLKFDKGPWLEQDDVTYHHMRILVEDKQMVANLAHIPKFLPEITIGAHDYDEKYYAFKSLPGKKYAAGYNADVGDKHIWLK from the exons ATGGCTCTGAGGCTGATCCGACTGGTCCTCCCAGGAGGAACAACAGCTCTAACAGCGGTGAACGTGACTCAGCAG gcaggtgttcacaccagctcgGTGAGAAGCCTCCGGTATGGCTGGTGGGCCTACGCACTGGGCGAGAGGACGACGCCGCGGTTAAATCAGCACAGTAAAATCATCACCTTGGACGGCAACTTGTCGTCAGGGAAAGGAGCGCTGGCCCAGAAGCTGGCCGACAAGCTGG GGATGCTCTACATGCCTGAGCCCGACACTTTCTACATGGACAAGATGACCAAGGAGAAGGAGCCACTTCCCGTCGACTTCAACGGGATGTGCAGCCTGGAGAAGTTCTACACGGACCCCAAAGCTGCAGACGGAAACAgctacagactgcagctgtggATGTACCTCATGAGGCTGCTTCAGTACTCCGACGCCATCGAACACCTGCTCACCACAG GCCAAGGCGTGATCCTGGAGCGTTCTCCCTTCAGTGATATCGTCTTCCTGGAGGCCATGTTCAAAGAGGGATACATCAGAAAGGAGT GTGTGGAGCACTACAATGAGATCAAAGGCATCAGCATCTGTGAGTTCCTGCCTCCTCACCTCGTCATCTATGTTGACCAGCCAGCTGAGGAAGTGCAGAAGAAGCTAAAACAGAGCAGCAAG TCCTATCTTCAGAATGTGCCCCTGACATATCTGAAGGCCATCGAGGACAGCTACAAGAAGTCTTTCCTGCCCAAAATCAG cGAAACAACAGAAGTGTTGGCTTATGATGCAACCCAAGCCCAAGATGTAGAAAGG GTGGCAGAAGACGTGGAGTATCTGAAGTTTGACAAAGGGCCGTGGCTGGAGCAGGATGATGTCACCTACCACCACATGAGGATTCT CGTGGAAGACAAACAGATGGTGGCAAACCTGGCCCACATACCCAAGTTTCTGCCAGAGATAACCATCGGGGCCCACGACTACGATGAAAAATACTACGCCTTTAAATCG CTCCCTGGGAAGAAGTATGCTGCTGGTTATAATGCAGATGTTGGAGACAAACACATCTGGCTGAAGTGA